In one window of Pseudodesulfovibrio sediminis DNA:
- a CDS encoding MarR family winged helix-turn-helix transcriptional regulator, with translation MTETNKNDRIDPVELAGLFRRASRTMARLYHRRDSAHHAQDHVLSIIKERGPINQGVLLEILDVRSSSLSEIIRKLERNGLVTRNRDERDRRSFVVSATEKAGALNTDLDNMRESADRLFTCLNAEEQTQLHAILEKIIQSLADDPLSQPGGRCCNQNRRSQRKGKGGGMGGRGFGRGGGRGRK, from the coding sequence ATGACTGAAACCAACAAGAATGATCGTATTGATCCTGTGGAACTGGCCGGCCTTTTCCGCCGGGCCAGCAGAACGATGGCCCGCCTCTATCATCGCCGGGACAGTGCCCACCACGCCCAGGATCACGTTCTGTCCATTATCAAGGAGCGCGGCCCCATCAATCAGGGGGTACTGCTCGAGATACTGGATGTCCGCTCCTCTTCATTGAGTGAGATCATTCGGAAGTTGGAACGCAACGGACTGGTAACCCGTAACAGGGATGAACGCGACAGACGCAGTTTCGTCGTCTCCGCCACGGAAAAAGCAGGAGCCTTGAATACGGACCTCGACAATATGCGGGAAAGTGCTGACAGGCTTTTTACCTGCCTCAATGCGGAAGAACAGACCCAACTGCACGCGATACTGGAGAAAATCATCCAGTCCCTGGCCGATGATCCGCTCTCCCAGCCCGGAGGCAGATGCTGCAACCAGAATCGCCGCAGCCAGAGAAAAGGCAAAGGCGGCGGCATGGGCGGAAGAGGTTTTGGAAGAGGCGGCGGACGCGGCAGAAAATAA
- a CDS encoding ATP-binding cassette domain-containing protein: MLRVDVTKRLKHFDLELEFSCAPGTLTAIVGPSGAGKTTLVRLLAGLEKPDTGCITFGKNVWADAAARIFVPARKRGLSLVFQDYTLFPHLSIRKNVAFAAPNPDRVDELMEMFGIRHLASSKPASISGGERQRAAFCQAIAREPVLLLLDEPFSALDVANRRNLRSRLKDLKSDLNIPILHVTHDLDEAVFLGDTVLAVEQGSLSSDWLHKQYEQNNDVAHDGSDYRTVLAGNWVMDQ; the protein is encoded by the coding sequence ATGCTCCGTGTAGATGTAACAAAACGGTTGAAGCACTTTGATCTTGAACTGGAATTTTCGTGCGCTCCCGGTACGCTGACAGCCATTGTCGGGCCGTCCGGTGCAGGAAAAACCACGCTGGTCAGGTTGTTGGCCGGGCTGGAAAAGCCGGATACGGGATGTATCACTTTCGGCAAAAACGTTTGGGCCGATGCTGCTGCCCGCATCTTTGTTCCGGCCCGTAAGCGTGGGTTGAGTCTCGTGTTTCAGGATTACACGCTGTTTCCTCATCTCAGCATTCGCAAGAATGTGGCGTTTGCCGCGCCAAACCCGGACAGGGTTGATGAGCTTATGGAGATGTTTGGTATTCGGCATCTTGCATCGAGCAAACCCGCCTCTATTTCTGGTGGTGAACGGCAACGGGCGGCTTTTTGTCAGGCCATAGCCCGTGAGCCTGTGTTGCTCTTGCTCGACGAACCTTTTTCAGCGCTTGATGTCGCGAATCGACGGAACCTGCGCAGCCGTCTCAAGGATTTGAAAAGTGACCTGAATATCCCTATCCTGCATGTGACGCATGATCTGGATGAGGCTGTATTTCTCGGTGATACTGTCCTGGCTGTTGAGCAGGGCTCTCTGTCATCTGATTGGCTACACAAGCAATATGAGCAAAATAATGACGTGGCCCATGACGGCTCGGATTATCGGACCGTTCTTGCGGGAAATTGGGTAATGGACCAGTAG
- the modB gene encoding molybdate ABC transporter permease subunit: MDWTPLLLSAKLAFWTMLLIPILASPLASLLAFGRFKGKSFLDAVITLPMVMPPTVLGFGLLVVMGPRGVAGGLWEDLTGGRLVFSFAGILFASLIFNLPFAVQPLRASLEKLDPRLLESAAILGLSPLESFFRIVLPNCLGGLAAASILVFAHSLGEFGVILMVGGSIPGQTQVASIAIFEAVEALRFDDAFKMSMALVPICFAVLMIINKINARRS, from the coding sequence ATGGACTGGACTCCTCTGCTCCTCTCGGCAAAATTGGCCTTTTGGACCATGCTGCTCATTCCCATCCTTGCCTCTCCATTGGCAAGTCTGTTGGCATTCGGAAGATTCAAGGGGAAGAGCTTCCTTGACGCTGTCATTACATTGCCGATGGTCATGCCTCCGACGGTTTTGGGATTCGGGCTGCTCGTGGTCATGGGGCCACGAGGGGTAGCAGGGGGATTGTGGGAAGACCTGACAGGGGGCAGGTTGGTTTTCAGCTTCGCGGGCATCTTGTTCGCATCGTTGATTTTCAATCTGCCCTTTGCGGTACAACCGCTTCGCGCCTCGCTGGAAAAACTGGATCCAAGGCTGCTCGAAAGCGCGGCCATTCTCGGCTTGTCGCCTCTGGAATCCTTTTTTCGGATCGTGCTGCCGAACTGCCTTGGTGGTCTGGCAGCCGCTTCCATTCTCGTATTCGCGCACAGTCTGGGCGAATTCGGCGTCATTCTCATGGTGGGCGGGAGTATTCCCGGCCAGACACAGGTTGCCTCCATCGCCATATTCGAAGCCGTTGAAGCGCTTCGGTTTGATGATGCTTTCAAAATGTCCATGGCGTTGGTGCCAATCTGTTTCGCGGTTCTCATGATAATCAACAAGATCAATGCAAGGCGGTCCTAA
- the modA gene encoding molybdate ABC transporter substrate-binding protein, producing MKRICAFILVLALMLPAGAFAADLFIAQAANFTPVMKEIIPAFEKATGLTVQATYASTGKLYGQIISDAPFDVFLAADQKRPDKLFADGLSQKPFVYAKGQVVLWSRDKALCAEDWKAGVMNPSAKKVAIANTETAPYGTSAMNAMKAAGIWDKAQSKLVFGQSISQVFQFASTGAADAGLCAYSSVFTEEGKKGCFVVVDQAPPVIQAACILKSAPNPEGAARFVEFLSTPEVQALKLKYGYK from the coding sequence ATGAAACGGATTTGTGCATTTATTCTCGTTTTGGCCCTGATGCTGCCTGCAGGGGCGTTTGCTGCGGACCTGTTCATTGCTCAGGCCGCAAACTTCACCCCGGTAATGAAAGAGATCATTCCCGCCTTTGAAAAGGCCACAGGACTTACCGTTCAGGCAACATATGCCTCTACCGGCAAGCTCTACGGACAGATCATCAGCGATGCTCCGTTCGATGTCTTCCTGGCAGCGGATCAGAAGCGTCCTGACAAGCTGTTCGCCGACGGACTGTCTCAGAAGCCGTTCGTGTATGCCAAGGGACAGGTCGTCCTCTGGTCTCGCGACAAGGCCCTGTGCGCCGAAGATTGGAAAGCGGGCGTGATGAATCCGTCCGCCAAGAAGGTCGCCATCGCCAATACGGAAACCGCACCTTACGGCACCTCTGCCATGAACGCCATGAAGGCCGCTGGTATTTGGGACAAGGCCCAGTCCAAGCTCGTGTTCGGTCAGTCCATTTCTCAGGTCTTCCAGTTTGCCTCCACCGGTGCTGCTGATGCAGGGCTGTGCGCATATTCCTCCGTGTTTACGGAAGAAGGCAAGAAAGGATGCTTTGTTGTCGTCGATCAGGCTCCTCCGGTCATTCAGGCTGCGTGCATACTCAAGTCCGCACCCAATCCTGAAGGCGCAGCCCGTTTCGTCGAGTTTCTTTCCACTCCTGAAGTCCAGGCTCTCAAGCTGAAATACGGGTATAAATAA
- the bioA gene encoding adenosylmethionine--8-amino-7-oxononanoate transaminase translates to MKGYFITGTDTGVGKTYVTAGLLRTLADAGHNALAIKPVQTGCVEKDGELIAEDVAEYARLNASHFPNGYPDTCCRKFIPACSPHLAAEKAGDYLDLDQLTREIRTKGKNHDLIIVEGAGGVAVPLTDTHTILDLMHRLFLPVIIVADNKLGMINHTLMTIETVRNRGLNVAGVVVVNTSPPSENDAALRTDNVTTIAHHGDVTILANIPFFADQKERDEQLISLLTKALNKLSAVPASTGDDLAFDQNHLWHPYTSATNPLTAVKVRSARGTRIVLDDGTELIDGMASWWCAIHGYGHPELERAMHSQIGRMSHVMFGGLTHDPAVELGRRLVKMTPQGLDHVFLADSGSVSVEVAIKMAMQYMQASGQPSRTRLLTVRGGYHGDTCGAMSVCDPDGGMHHLFADLLPKQLFAPRPQCRFNEPFDPDSLKEITHMLERHSHEVAAIIIEPIVQGAGGMYFYHPEYLRELRNLADTHNILLILDEIATGFGRTGKLFACDWANIVPDIMCVGKALSGGTMTLAATLATNTVARTISADGGVLMHGPTFMGNPLACAVSNASLDLLERSDWQGQVSAIEVWLDEAFSSIRDLPGVADVRTLGAIGVVEMTAPVNVPRLQEFFIENGVWLRPFGKLIYVMPPYIISREEIARIGTVVVQAINQNLHK, encoded by the coding sequence ATGAAAGGATACTTTATAACCGGCACCGATACAGGTGTCGGCAAAACATATGTCACAGCAGGACTTCTGCGGACTCTTGCTGATGCTGGACACAACGCACTGGCGATCAAACCAGTGCAGACCGGGTGCGTGGAAAAAGACGGAGAGCTGATCGCAGAAGATGTGGCAGAATACGCCCGCCTCAATGCATCGCATTTTCCAAACGGCTACCCCGACACATGTTGTCGAAAGTTCATTCCGGCCTGCTCTCCCCATCTGGCCGCAGAAAAAGCCGGTGACTATCTGGATCTCGATCAGTTGACTCGAGAAATACGCACCAAGGGGAAAAACCACGACCTCATTATTGTAGAGGGTGCGGGTGGCGTTGCTGTTCCTCTTACAGACACGCACACCATCCTCGACCTCATGCACCGTCTTTTCCTGCCGGTTATCATCGTGGCTGACAACAAGCTCGGCATGATCAACCACACACTGATGACCATTGAAACCGTGCGCAATCGTGGCCTGAATGTGGCAGGAGTGGTTGTGGTCAACACAAGTCCTCCCAGCGAAAACGACGCGGCGCTACGAACCGACAACGTCACGACCATCGCACATCACGGGGACGTTACAATTCTGGCCAACATTCCGTTCTTCGCAGATCAGAAAGAACGCGACGAACAACTCATCAGCCTTTTGACCAAGGCCCTCAACAAGTTATCCGCTGTTCCTGCATCAACGGGCGATGATTTGGCATTCGACCAAAACCATTTGTGGCATCCATACACTTCAGCCACAAATCCGTTAACGGCGGTCAAAGTTCGATCTGCCCGTGGAACGCGTATCGTTCTTGATGACGGCACAGAACTCATTGACGGCATGGCCTCGTGGTGGTGCGCCATTCATGGATACGGTCATCCAGAACTTGAAAGGGCCATGCACAGCCAGATCGGGCGCATGAGTCATGTCATGTTCGGGGGACTGACCCACGACCCTGCGGTGGAACTCGGCCGTAGACTGGTGAAAATGACACCACAGGGTCTCGATCACGTGTTTTTGGCAGACTCTGGCTCCGTGAGCGTCGAGGTCGCCATCAAGATGGCTATGCAATACATGCAAGCAAGCGGTCAGCCGTCCAGGACCCGATTGCTTACCGTGCGAGGTGGATATCATGGTGATACATGCGGGGCCATGTCCGTATGCGATCCCGATGGCGGGATGCACCATTTATTTGCCGACCTGCTCCCCAAACAACTTTTCGCTCCCCGCCCACAATGTCGTTTTAACGAGCCATTCGACCCCGATTCCCTAAAAGAGATCACGCATATGCTCGAAAGGCACAGCCATGAAGTGGCAGCTATCATCATCGAGCCGATCGTGCAGGGGGCTGGCGGCATGTATTTCTATCACCCTGAGTATCTGCGCGAACTACGTAACCTAGCAGATACCCACAACATTTTGCTTATCCTTGATGAAATAGCCACAGGATTCGGACGTACTGGCAAACTGTTTGCCTGCGACTGGGCGAACATTGTGCCGGACATTATGTGCGTTGGAAAAGCATTGTCAGGCGGCACCATGACTCTTGCTGCGACGCTTGCCACCAATACTGTGGCACGCACTATTTCTGCTGACGGGGGCGTTCTCATGCATGGCCCTACTTTCATGGGAAATCCTTTGGCGTGCGCCGTTTCCAATGCCAGCCTCGACTTGCTTGAGCGCTCAGACTGGCAAGGGCAGGTAAGCGCCATTGAAGTGTGGCTGGATGAAGCGTTTTCATCAATCCGCGACTTGCCCGGCGTTGCAGATGTACGCACCCTGGGAGCCATTGGCGTTGTAGAGATGACAGCTCCGGTGAATGTCCCGCGTTTGCAAGAATTCTTTATTGAAAACGGGGTATGGCTGCGGCCGTTTGGCAAGCTGATATATGTGATGCCCCCCTATATTATTTCCCGAGAAGAAATAGCGCGTATTGGCACTGTTGTGGTCCAAGCCATCAATCAAAACCTACACAAATGA
- a CDS encoding sodium:solute symporter family protein, with protein sequence MTLLALYCLLFIAIGVYEFIKRKDFEEFAVAGRRYGGTVISVSIVASCVGASATIGMTGLAYSTGTPAFWWLGSGAVGLLILGVVFANKVRSSNVYTLPDMAEKFISPAARRIMALVIIPAWASILAAQYIAAAKVTVSLSGMEYQTALIASAVFISGYTALGGQHSILKSDVVQFVMVAIGLLLALYFTGNASSVNLSDLPLQFTNDTFPLSKWSYFMLIVGGSYVICPMLFGRLFSARNEIQAKRGALMAAVGIALSAVVIVCIGLYARGVAPIGTNADSILTQVVPSIMPGWAGTILLFALLSTIISSADSCLITAATVLEHDLIGGKNLVRCRLLMAAIGLGALVIANSGGSILSLLLAANDIYVCGIVAPMGVAILAHGKRFINTRVMLTAIILGGVCGLLAATTEQKMYSYIGVATSLVLSLMALVKERNQCDPNALNHV encoded by the coding sequence ATGACACTCCTTGCACTATACTGCCTCCTCTTCATCGCCATTGGCGTTTATGAATTCATTAAACGCAAAGACTTTGAGGAGTTCGCAGTTGCCGGACGCCGATATGGCGGAACAGTCATCAGCGTTTCCATTGTCGCTTCCTGCGTGGGCGCTTCGGCGACCATCGGCATGACAGGATTGGCCTATTCCACTGGCACCCCCGCTTTCTGGTGGCTTGGCTCAGGGGCAGTAGGCCTGCTGATACTCGGTGTTGTTTTTGCCAACAAAGTTCGCAGCAGCAATGTGTATACCCTGCCTGACATGGCTGAAAAATTCATCTCTCCGGCAGCCCGTCGAATCATGGCTCTCGTCATTATCCCGGCTTGGGCTTCAATCCTTGCCGCCCAGTACATAGCTGCAGCAAAGGTCACCGTCTCCCTTTCGGGCATGGAGTACCAGACAGCACTCATTGCCAGCGCCGTGTTCATCTCCGGCTATACGGCACTGGGTGGTCAACACTCGATCCTCAAAAGTGATGTCGTGCAGTTCGTCATGGTTGCTATCGGGCTGTTGCTTGCCCTGTACTTCACCGGAAACGCTTCATCGGTCAATTTATCCGACCTTCCACTCCAGTTTACGAATGACACCTTCCCGCTCTCAAAATGGAGCTACTTCATGCTCATCGTCGGTGGCAGTTACGTGATCTGCCCCATGCTGTTCGGTCGCCTCTTTTCCGCCCGAAACGAAATACAGGCAAAACGCGGCGCGCTTATGGCTGCTGTTGGCATTGCTCTTTCTGCCGTTGTCATCGTCTGCATTGGCCTTTATGCCCGTGGAGTTGCCCCTATCGGGACGAATGCCGATTCAATCCTGACACAAGTAGTTCCCTCGATCATGCCGGGATGGGCCGGAACCATCCTCCTCTTCGCCCTGCTATCAACCATCATTTCATCGGCAGACTCTTGCCTCATTACTGCCGCCACAGTTCTTGAACATGACCTCATAGGTGGCAAGAACCTGGTCCGCTGCCGCTTACTTATGGCAGCCATTGGCCTCGGTGCCCTTGTCATTGCCAACTCAGGTGGCTCCATTCTTTCATTACTGCTTGCAGCAAATGATATATACGTTTGCGGCATTGTCGCTCCCATGGGAGTAGCAATCCTTGCTCACGGCAAGCGATTCATCAACACCCGAGTCATGTTAACCGCCATCATTCTTGGCGGGGTCTGCGGCCTCCTTGCAGCCACGACTGAACAAAAAATGTACAGCTATATCGGCGTTGCCACCTCTCTCGTTCTTTCCCTTATGGCTCTTGTCAAAGAACGCAACCAATGCGACCCAAACGCCCTCAATCACGTATAG
- a CDS encoding DUF2325 domain-containing protein has product MCAALIGNVDWEALFSVYEARESGVQLHILSGDVENFSDTILGADFIVLVTDKTTHKARQDVFNVVRDTDIPIYMRHSCGLNVFPELMGHCGGKTEERG; this is encoded by the coding sequence ATGTGCGCAGCGTTGATAGGTAATGTGGATTGGGAGGCGTTGTTTTCGGTCTATGAAGCCAGAGAGAGTGGGGTACAGCTGCATATCCTTTCGGGAGATGTGGAGAATTTTTCTGATACCATTTTAGGTGCTGATTTCATTGTCCTTGTTACGGATAAGACAACGCATAAGGCACGACAGGATGTGTTCAATGTCGTCCGTGATACAGACATTCCCATCTATATGCGTCATTCCTGCGGATTGAATGTGTTTCCTGAATTGATGGGACATTGTGGCGGGAAAACCGAAGAGCGTGGTTGA
- a CDS encoding FeoA family protein, giving the protein MSKTLPLAEMSQGTIYQVLGFESETSVYAQKLHKMGFVKGTPVSLAPVAMKDPIVVQIRGSRVALRKTEAKHVLVEGA; this is encoded by the coding sequence ATGTCCAAAACACTACCGCTAGCCGAGATGAGTCAGGGAACCATATACCAGGTGCTCGGGTTTGAATCCGAGACATCCGTGTATGCGCAAAAACTGCATAAAATGGGCTTTGTGAAGGGGACACCGGTTTCGCTGGCACCGGTGGCAATGAAAGATCCTATCGTAGTCCAAATACGTGGGAGTCGCGTTGCCCTCAGAAAAACAGAGGCCAAACACGTGCTCGTGGAGGGAGCGTAA
- the feoB gene encoding ferrous iron transport protein B, which translates to MHKIERIAIAGVPNSGKTTLFNALTGARQRVGNWPGVTVEKIEGSFPLGGTDVELVDLPGTYNLSPDTEDQKVAERVIRDGEYDLTLNVLDATNLSRNLYLTLDLMERTNQIIILLNMVDVAENEGIDVDVDKLAKQLGHPVVPVVAVNKESVAKAVKQIEALLEDVPPHDSHVTRGEVLDTVAKYAHIDILYNTVVSENKNREENLTNKVDNIVLNRFAAIPIFLVSMFLTFWFAIGLGSVFIDFFDILGGLLFVEIPGALLNAIHAPEWLNVIISGGFGAGIQTVATFVPVVFFMFLALAILEDLGYMARVGVMADRFMRKIGLPGSAFIPMVVGFGCTVPAVMATRTLPTKRDRFMTIFMAPFMSCGARLPVYALFCVALFGSNSGLAVFLIYLSGLIMAILTGLMLKNTLFKGTPSHFVMDLPLYHTPRIGAVFKSAWLRLRHFIRRAGTIVVMAVFVLSMLNSIGINDGEMSFGNEDSQTSILAYMGQGIAPVFEPMGIKEENWPASVALFTGLFAKEAIVGTVNSLYSSLDMQDEAAADGTEEEEGGLDIGGSVTEAFTSVGDGLVGVVSSFDILGISLISQDSETITEEIGASTSVYTHIAANFTVYSAFAYLLFVLMYFPCLAVVGAARQEMGGFYASVMTLYSTVMAWAVATLFFQITEGHNFIYIGLSIAILISIYFVLKVLGEKDASTLRVGAAAKQTR; encoded by the coding sequence ATGCATAAAATTGAAAGAATCGCCATTGCCGGTGTTCCCAACAGCGGCAAAACCACCCTGTTCAACGCCCTGACCGGCGCCCGGCAGAGAGTCGGGAACTGGCCCGGCGTCACTGTTGAAAAAATCGAAGGCAGCTTCCCCCTGGGAGGAACGGATGTCGAACTGGTTGATCTCCCGGGCACCTACAACCTGAGTCCTGACACGGAAGACCAAAAAGTCGCCGAGCGGGTCATTCGGGACGGAGAATATGACCTGACGCTCAATGTGCTCGACGCCACCAATCTTTCTCGCAACCTCTATCTGACACTCGACCTGATGGAGCGCACCAACCAGATCATCATCCTCCTCAACATGGTTGATGTGGCTGAAAATGAAGGGATTGACGTCGATGTCGACAAACTCGCCAAACAACTGGGCCACCCTGTTGTTCCTGTCGTCGCCGTTAACAAGGAGTCCGTTGCAAAAGCCGTAAAACAGATAGAAGCCCTGCTTGAAGACGTCCCGCCTCACGACTCGCATGTTACTCGCGGAGAGGTCCTGGACACGGTCGCCAAATATGCGCACATTGACATACTGTACAACACCGTTGTCAGCGAGAATAAAAACCGCGAAGAGAATCTCACCAACAAAGTCGACAACATCGTGCTCAACCGTTTCGCGGCCATCCCGATATTTCTCGTCTCCATGTTTCTCACGTTCTGGTTCGCCATCGGCCTCGGCTCTGTCTTCATCGACTTCTTCGACATCCTCGGCGGCCTGTTATTTGTCGAGATTCCAGGCGCACTTCTGAATGCGATCCACGCCCCGGAATGGCTGAATGTCATAATATCAGGCGGGTTTGGCGCGGGCATTCAAACAGTCGCCACGTTCGTCCCTGTCGTCTTCTTCATGTTCCTGGCCCTGGCCATCCTCGAAGACCTCGGCTACATGGCCCGTGTCGGCGTCATGGCTGACCGTTTCATGCGCAAGATCGGCTTGCCCGGCTCGGCCTTCATTCCCATGGTTGTCGGATTCGGTTGTACTGTCCCGGCTGTCATGGCGACACGCACGCTGCCCACGAAACGCGACCGTTTCATGACCATATTCATGGCACCCTTCATGTCGTGCGGAGCGCGACTGCCCGTCTACGCGCTCTTTTGCGTTGCGCTGTTCGGTTCCAACTCCGGTTTGGCCGTCTTCCTGATCTATCTTTCCGGCTTGATCATGGCGATCCTTACCGGTCTCATGCTCAAAAACACGCTGTTCAAAGGCACCCCCTCGCACTTTGTCATGGACCTTCCCCTGTACCACACCCCGCGCATCGGCGCTGTCTTCAAGAGCGCATGGTTGCGACTGAGACACTTCATCCGACGTGCTGGTACCATTGTCGTCATGGCGGTGTTTGTCTTGAGCATGCTCAACTCCATCGGCATCAATGACGGTGAGATGTCGTTCGGCAACGAAGACTCGCAGACCTCCATTCTCGCATACATGGGTCAAGGCATTGCCCCGGTCTTCGAGCCCATGGGCATCAAGGAAGAAAACTGGCCCGCATCGGTGGCCCTGTTCACCGGCCTGTTTGCCAAGGAAGCCATCGTAGGCACCGTCAACTCCCTCTACTCTTCTCTGGACATGCAGGATGAAGCCGCCGCAGACGGAACGGAAGAAGAGGAAGGCGGACTGGACATCGGCGGCTCCGTCACCGAAGCCTTCACCTCTGTTGGCGATGGGCTTGTCGGCGTGGTCAGCTCCTTTGATATCCTCGGCATCAGCCTGATTTCCCAGGACAGTGAGACGATCACGGAAGAGATCGGCGCGAGCACCTCGGTCTATACGCACATTGCGGCCAACTTCACGGTCTATTCGGCCTTTGCCTACCTGCTCTTTGTCCTGATGTACTTCCCCTGCCTGGCGGTGGTCGGTGCTGCCCGACAAGAGATGGGCGGCTTCTATGCCTCTGTGATGACCCTGTACAGCACAGTCATGGCCTGGGCCGTCGCAACCCTGTTCTTCCAGATAACGGAAGGCCACAACTTCATATACATAGGGCTGTCCATTGCGATCCTGATCTCCATATACTTTGTGCTCAAGGTACTCGGTGAAAAGGACGCATCGACCCTGCGCGTCGGTGCCGCAGCCAAACAAACTCGGTAG
- a CDS encoding PLP-dependent aminotransferase family protein gives MWCPYIGDSHKAKYIVIADDLETGIRSGTVLPGEKLPPQRELAEMLSVNLTTVSRAYREAERRGLVKGVVGRGTFVSAGVTKTLEQPKSAMFKAGEIEMGVVFSLNHLEPTLEEGLSSVSSKQDLSGFRCYSEPAGLPDHLAIGAQWVAQFGFDVGSERVVATAGAQHALTCTLMACFKPGDTIAVDCITYSGLKNLAAMMNIRLAPIEMDEDGMRPERLRAACKSHLIKGLYLMPAFHNPTGTTMSVKRRQALLRIIEEHRLLLIEDDPYYFLASTMQPAMSSFVPEQSVFISSFSKILHAGLRVAFVVCSATLREHMANAVYNTIWMAPALNMAVICNAIVGGVVEQVIEDKIAEATHRNHMAWAMLPFLEDRLPGKGFYLWYQLPEAWTGYAFEAHARSRGVNINCAEQFAVGSPDVAPAIRLCLTAVETRQELTLGLSHIVDILEAGPGEL, from the coding sequence ATGTGGTGTCCGTACATAGGTGATTCACACAAGGCCAAGTATATTGTCATTGCCGATGATCTGGAAACAGGGATTCGCAGTGGCACTGTGCTGCCGGGAGAGAAGCTTCCACCGCAAAGAGAGCTGGCTGAAATGCTCTCCGTCAACCTGACCACGGTTTCACGGGCCTATCGCGAGGCGGAGCGGCGGGGGTTGGTCAAGGGTGTGGTAGGGCGCGGGACATTTGTTTCCGCAGGTGTCACCAAAACCCTGGAGCAGCCAAAGTCCGCCATGTTCAAGGCCGGTGAGATCGAGATGGGAGTGGTGTTTTCCCTGAATCATCTGGAACCGACGCTGGAAGAAGGCCTCTCAAGCGTCTCCTCAAAGCAGGATTTATCCGGGTTCAGGTGCTATAGCGAGCCGGCCGGACTGCCTGATCATCTGGCAATCGGCGCACAGTGGGTGGCGCAGTTCGGGTTTGATGTCGGGAGTGAACGGGTGGTCGCCACGGCAGGGGCGCAACACGCGTTGACGTGCACGTTGATGGCGTGTTTCAAGCCCGGAGACACTATAGCCGTCGACTGCATCACCTATTCCGGTTTGAAGAATCTGGCTGCCATGATGAACATTCGACTGGCGCCCATAGAAATGGACGAGGACGGCATGCGGCCGGAGCGTCTCCGTGCGGCGTGTAAAAGCCACTTGATCAAAGGTCTGTATCTCATGCCTGCCTTTCATAATCCCACCGGAACGACCATGAGCGTCAAACGTCGGCAGGCGTTGCTGCGTATTATTGAAGAGCATCGTTTGCTGCTGATTGAAGACGATCCCTATTATTTTCTCGCGAGTACGATGCAACCGGCCATGTCGTCGTTTGTTCCCGAACAGAGTGTTTTTATCAGCAGTTTCTCAAAGATCCTCCATGCCGGACTGCGAGTGGCTTTCGTGGTGTGCTCGGCAACGCTTCGAGAGCACATGGCCAATGCCGTCTACAATACCATCTGGATGGCTCCGGCATTGAATATGGCCGTTATATGCAATGCCATCGTCGGGGGCGTTGTCGAACAGGTTATCGAGGATAAAATCGCTGAGGCGACGCACCGAAACCATATGGCGTGGGCGATGCTGCCTTTTCTTGAAGACAGGCTCCCCGGAAAGGGGTTTTACCTCTGGTACCAGCTCCCGGAGGCGTGGACAGGATATGCGTTCGAGGCACACGCCCGGAGCAGGGGAGTCAATATCAACTGTGCCGAACAGTTTGCAGTGGGAAGCCCGGACGTCGCCCCCGCCATTCGATTGTGCCTCACGGCAGTTGAAACGAGGCAGGAATTGACACTGGGATTGTCGCACATTGTCGATATCCTGGAGGCAGGGCCGGGGGAATTGTGA